In the genome of uncultured Flavobacterium sp., the window AAAGACTTTTGTCGGGGTGGAGGGATTCGAACCTGCAGTCTTCCCGATTTTCAATCGGGACGTGATAATCGTTCTATTTTTAGTTTAAAGCAAAAAAAAAGTCTTTTCAAATAAATGAAAAGACTTTTGTCGGGGTGGCAGGATTCGAACCTGCGATCTTCCCGATTTTCAATCGGGACGCGATAACCGTTCTATTTTATTTTAGTTTAAAGCAAAAAAAAAGTCTTCTCAAATAAATGATAAAGACTTTTGTCGGGGTGGCAGGATTCGAACCTGCAGTCTTCCCGATTTTCAATCGGGACGTGATAACCGTTCTATTTTATTTTAGTTTAAAGCAAAAAAAAAAGTCTTCTCAAAAAAATGAAAAGACTTTTGTCGGGGTGGAGGGATTCGAACCTGCAGTCTTCCCGATTTTCAATCGGGACGTGATAACCGTTCTATTTTATTTTAGTCTAAAGCAAAAAAAAAGTCTTTTCAAATAAATGAAAAGACTTTTGTCGGGGTGGCAGGATTCGAACCTGCGGCCTCCTGCTCCCAAAGCAGGCGCGATAACCGGGCTACGCTACACCCCGAAGATGTATTTGTTGTAATGCCCGTAAGCGGATGCAAATATAGTAATAAAATTGTTTTACAAAAGAAAAAAATGAAAATAAATAAAACTTATTTCAAGATAGTTATTTAGGATTTGTTTTGGGTGTGAATTTTTATAATAAAGTTTACATTTGCATCACTAAAAATTATACATACTATGTCAGATACAATCGAAAAAATTAAATGCCTAATTATTGGTTCTGGTCCAGCGGGTTATACTGCAGCAATTTATGCTGCAAGAGCAAATATGAATCCAATTTTATATCAAGGAATGCAGCCTGGTGGTCAGTTGACTACAACTAATGAAGTAGAAAATTTTCCTGGTTATGTTGATGGGGTTACAGGACCGGAAATGATGATTCATTTACAAGACCAAGCAAAACGTTTTGGTGCTGATATTCGTGATGGTTGGGCTACTAAAGTTGATTTTTCAGGAGATATTCATAAAGTTTGGATTAACGATACAATCGAATTGCACTGCGAAACAGTTATTATTTCGACAGGAGCATCAGCAAAATATTTAGGATTACAATCAGAACAACATTATTTAAAAATGGGAGGCGGAGTTTCTGCTTGTGCTGTTTGTGACGGATTTTTCTACCGTAATCAAGAAGTGGTAATTGTTGGAGCAGGAGATTCAGCTTGTGAAGAAGCACATTACTTATCTAAACTTTGTAAAAAAGTAACAATGTTGGTTAGAAGCGAGAAATTCAGAGCTTCAAAAATCATGGAAGAACGCGTTCGCAGAACAGAAAATATTGAGATTTTAATGAATCACGATACTGTTGAAGTAGTTGGTGATAATCAAGTTGTACATTCAATTAAAGCATTGAATAAAACAACAGGAGAAGTTATTGAAATTCCTGCAACCGGATTTTTCGTAGCAATTGGTCACAAACCAAATACAGATATTTTTAAAGATTACATCACTCTTGACGAAACCGGTTATATAGTAAATACTCCAGGGACTTCTATTACTAATGTTGAAGGTGTTTTTGTTGCCGGAGATGCAGCAGACCACGTTTATCGTCAGGCAATTACAGCTGCAGGTACAGGTTGTATGGCTGCGCTTGATGCTGAAAGATATTTAGCGTCAAAAGAGTAAACGTTTAGTTTCAGGTTTATTTCTGTTTCAAGTTGAAATGAGAATTTTACCGCAAAGAACGCTAAGATTTTTACCCAATTTTACGTTGAAAAACCGCAAAGTTCGCAAAGCTTTATATTGAACAAGCTTTGCGAATTTTGTGTTTTTATAAAAACCAAGTATGTATAAAAACTTTGCGATCTTTGCGGTAAAAATTAGCTTGCTTCAGGTTTTTGGAACTTAAATCTGGAGAACGTTTATAATAAAAAAGTCCCATTCTAAATTGAATGGGACTTTTTTTATGCAGGTTTTGAGAATTTTAATTTACCCAAAATTTATTCTTAAAGTGGTGTTGTTATTTTTGCTTTTTCGCCACCTGGTTTCTTAAGCAGTTTTGCTTCTTCGCTAAAGCGTGTAATTTCAATTTTTGGGCTGCCAAATAATGAAATTTCTGATTTGTCTCCGGCTGCGATTGATATAGTTGTATCAGCTAAAATGGTTGCAACCGCATAACCTTCAGTCGTAATATTAGTATCTTTCAGTGTAAATTTTGTTCCTGTAAAAATTGAATTGTTATCTAAGCGAATGGTTGCTCTTTCGGCAATTCCTTCGATAGTAGCATTTGCTTTTTGATATAAATCACATTTAAATTTCATTGCAGATACTAATGATTTAATTGAAGAAGATTTACTCAATTGCAAACTTGCATCTTCAGATTTTAAATTCAATTCGGTTCTTGATTTGTCATCTGCAAACAAATTGAATTTCTTTGAGTTTACATTTAGGAATAATTTAGAATAATCAAAACTATTAAAAGTAATATTGTCTAACTGAACTTCCTGAATTGCATAAACTACAGCATCATTTTTAGAAATTACGGTTTTTAATGAACTTGTATAAGTAACGCGAACTGTTAGTTTTTTGAAAATAGTACTTTCTTTTGAAGTATATAAACGAAGTACTTTTTCTCTTAAATCCATTCCGATAATTTCGTGTAAGTTATCGTCGGCTTCAATTTTAATTTCGTTTTTTTCTCCTTTTTCCAAGTAAACTTCCAGGTTGTCGTCGACTTCAATACCATCAAAGTCTCCAACTTCTTTTATTGAAGTAGTTACAATTTTAGAGCCTTTTATTTTTTCTCTTCTTTGAGCAAAAGTTAATGTTGTAACTAATAAAAGGAGGAGTAGGGCTGCATGTTTTTTCATTAATTCTAGATTTGATTTTGACAAATATAAAAAAATCATCCACTTTTGATGAATGATTTCTTTTATATTTAACAGATAAGTAAAGTTTAGCCCTGACTAATGCTTCCTCCTGAA includes:
- the trxB gene encoding thioredoxin-disulfide reductase codes for the protein MSDTIEKIKCLIIGSGPAGYTAAIYAARANMNPILYQGMQPGGQLTTTNEVENFPGYVDGVTGPEMMIHLQDQAKRFGADIRDGWATKVDFSGDIHKVWINDTIELHCETVIISTGASAKYLGLQSEQHYLKMGGGVSACAVCDGFFYRNQEVVIVGAGDSACEEAHYLSKLCKKVTMLVRSEKFRASKIMEERVRRTENIEILMNHDTVEVVGDNQVVHSIKALNKTTGEVIEIPATGFFVAIGHKPNTDIFKDYITLDETGYIVNTPGTSITNVEGVFVAGDAADHVYRQAITAAGTGCMAALDAERYLASKE
- a CDS encoding DUF2807 domain-containing protein, yielding MKKHAALLLLLLVTTLTFAQRREKIKGSKIVTTSIKEVGDFDGIEVDDNLEVYLEKGEKNEIKIEADDNLHEIIGMDLREKVLRLYTSKESTIFKKLTVRVTYTSSLKTVISKNDAVVYAIQEVQLDNITFNSFDYSKLFLNVNSKKFNLFADDKSRTELNLKSEDASLQLSKSSSIKSLVSAMKFKCDLYQKANATIEGIAERATIRLDNNSIFTGTKFTLKDTNITTEGYAVATILADTTISIAAGDKSEISLFGSPKIEITRFSEEAKLLKKPGGEKAKITTPL